A portion of the Lolium rigidum isolate FL_2022 chromosome 1, APGP_CSIRO_Lrig_0.1, whole genome shotgun sequence genome contains these proteins:
- the LOC124684791 gene encoding auxin-responsive protein SAUR71-like, with protein MRELIRRLSFSDRVSDGSGGVPRGCVPVMVLGDGDGDEAERFVVRMEALRHPSLAALLEMAAQEFGYKQEGILRVPCAVHQFKHALSTAGAVSSKNY; from the coding sequence ATGAGGGAGCTGATTCGGCGGCTGAGCTTCTCGGACCGGGTGagcgacggcagcggcggcgtgccGCGCGGGTGCGTGCCAGTGATGGTgctgggcgacggcgacggcgacgaggccGAGAGGTTCGTGGTGCGGATGGAGGCGCTCCGGCACCCGTCGCTGGCGGCGCTGCTGGAGATGGCCGCGCAGGAGTTCGGGTACAAGCAGGAGGGCATCCTCCGCGTCCCCTGCGCCGTCCACCAGTTCAAGCACGCGCTCTCCACCGCCGGCGCCGTCTCCTCCAAGAACTACTAA